One Phycisphaerae bacterium RAS2 DNA window includes the following coding sequences:
- a CDS encoding RNA polymerase sigma factor yields the protein MEHGKSSPATQILAALPTSEPSVVAAQLLPLVYDELRNLAARYLRRERRGHTLDPTGLVHEAFMRLVDQSRVDWQGKTHFLAVSAEAMRRILIDHARARKRTKRGKDWRRVAFDHVVSELALLDTDIIDFRDALQKLATLDARQARVVELRLFAGLSMEEIATVLEVSKRTVEGDWTHAKAWLRAEMGPDESP from the coding sequence ATGGAACACGGCAAATCTTCACCCGCGACGCAGATCCTGGCGGCCCTGCCCACTTCTGAACCGTCCGTCGTTGCCGCGCAACTGCTTCCCCTTGTCTACGACGAATTGCGAAACCTCGCCGCGCGGTATCTGCGACGCGAGCGCCGGGGCCACACGCTCGACCCCACCGGCCTCGTTCACGAAGCGTTCATGCGCCTGGTCGATCAATCCCGCGTGGACTGGCAGGGCAAGACCCATTTCCTCGCCGTCTCGGCCGAGGCGATGCGACGCATCCTGATCGACCACGCCCGGGCGCGCAAGCGCACCAAGCGCGGCAAAGACTGGCGCCGCGTGGCCTTCGACCATGTCGTGTCCGAGCTTGCCCTGCTGGACACGGACATCATCGATTTTCGCGATGCCCTGCAAAAGCTGGCCACCCTGGATGCCCGTCAGGCGCGCGTGGTTGAGCTGCGACTGTTTGCCGGCCTGTCGATGGAAGAGATCGCCACCGTCCTGGAAGTCTCCAAGCGCACGGTCGAAGGCGATTGGACCCACGCAAAGGCATGGCTTCGCGCGGAGATGGGGCCGGATGAATCGCCGTGA
- the yvdD gene encoding LOG family protein YvdD, producing MAKKKRTIDEWERDWKATWTARRKPAFEFKSVKSVKHANTERAFLMEARTPQKERARLQRINQEFERGFKALHQLGPAVTVFGSARFKENHRYYQLARAVGGELARAGFATLTGGGPGIMEAANRGAKEAGGASCGLNIILPHEQSANPYVDKSVEFHYFFARKVMLVKYSCAFIIMPGGLGTLDEFFEAATLIQCKKIGPFPVVLMGRSFWSGMRKWGRTLVKEGVFNQDELGFGWVTDSPAEAVEVVRRSLPPEVRRRLTPVKPRRVTRARKA from the coding sequence ATGGCGAAGAAGAAGCGAACAATTGACGAATGGGAACGGGATTGGAAAGCAACTTGGACCGCGCGCCGTAAGCCGGCATTTGAATTCAAGTCTGTCAAATCTGTCAAACACGCGAACACCGAGCGAGCGTTCTTGATGGAAGCCCGCACGCCGCAGAAGGAGCGTGCGCGCCTCCAACGCATCAATCAGGAATTCGAGCGCGGGTTTAAGGCACTTCACCAACTGGGGCCGGCCGTCACGGTGTTCGGCTCGGCGCGATTCAAGGAGAATCATCGCTACTATCAACTCGCGCGCGCGGTGGGAGGCGAGTTGGCTCGCGCTGGTTTTGCGACGCTCACCGGCGGCGGTCCCGGCATCATGGAGGCCGCCAATCGCGGCGCGAAAGAGGCCGGCGGCGCGAGTTGCGGGTTAAATATCATTCTGCCGCACGAGCAAAGCGCCAATCCATACGTGGACAAGAGCGTCGAGTTTCATTACTTCTTCGCTCGCAAGGTCATGCTCGTGAAGTATTCGTGCGCCTTCATCATCATGCCCGGTGGCTTGGGTACGCTCGACGAGTTCTTTGAAGCCGCGACGCTAATCCAGTGCAAGAAAATCGGCCCGTTTCCCGTCGTCCTCATGGGCAGGTCGTTCTGGTCGGGCATGCGGAAGTGGGGCCGCACACTTGTTAAGGAAGGCGTCTTCAATCAGGATGAGTTGGGCTTCGGGTGGGTCACGGATTCACCGGCCGAAGCGGTTGAGGTTGTTCGTCGAAGTCTGCCGCCCGAAGTGCGACGGCGGTTGACGCCAGTCAAACCGAGACGGGTCACTCGCGCGAGGAAGGCATGA
- a CDS encoding Ribonuclease: protein MKIRIIGAAGGEVTGSAYMVETRQSRVLIDCGLFQGGRKSESLNRPPAKPNMKLDAVLLTHGHLDHTGRLPLLAKLGWRGPIHATPATGQMTSLIVRDSARLQVADADRQTRKNLRAGKPPAQPLYTQEEAQAVLGMLREVPYQKPVDVAPGIRALWTEAGHMLGSSSIKLLVREDGKEKSVVFSGDLGPLSIPLLRGFEPFKQADLVFLESTYGDRDHRPFLDTVEEFVEIVRRTSKSGGKILVPTFAVGRAQLLTSLLGWMFRKKGVKPFPIFLDSPMAIEALKIYTNHRELFHEAMTKFIQEKPLREDLRTMKLTAGTDESRAINDAKGPCLVMAGAGMCNGGRILHHLKQNLWKPETHVLIVGYQGHGSLGRQLVDGAKEVRIHGEKIVVRARVHSLSGFSAHAGQTDLLKWFAVIAPSKPRVVLTHGENGPRRELARQIQSRFKLKCTLPDMGDVIEL, encoded by the coding sequence ATGAAAATAAGAATCATCGGCGCTGCGGGCGGAGAGGTCACCGGCTCGGCCTACATGGTCGAGACACGCCAGTCGCGCGTCCTGATTGATTGCGGACTGTTTCAGGGAGGCAGGAAAAGCGAATCGCTGAATCGCCCGCCGGCCAAACCCAACATGAAGCTCGATGCGGTGCTCCTGACCCACGGCCACCTCGACCATACCGGGCGCCTGCCGCTCCTGGCCAAGCTCGGTTGGCGCGGACCGATCCATGCGACACCTGCAACGGGCCAGATGACCTCGCTCATCGTGCGCGATTCCGCCCGGCTTCAAGTTGCCGATGCCGATCGGCAGACGCGCAAGAACCTTCGTGCAGGCAAGCCGCCCGCGCAGCCGCTCTACACGCAGGAAGAAGCACAAGCGGTGCTCGGCATGCTGCGGGAGGTCCCGTACCAGAAGCCCGTTGACGTTGCACCGGGGATTCGCGCGTTATGGACTGAAGCAGGGCACATGCTCGGCTCGTCCAGCATCAAGCTCCTCGTGCGCGAGGATGGGAAAGAGAAGAGTGTCGTTTTTTCCGGGGATCTCGGCCCCTTGAGCATTCCGCTGCTGCGCGGCTTCGAGCCGTTCAAGCAGGCCGACCTCGTCTTTCTCGAGTCAACCTACGGCGACCGCGACCACCGGCCCTTTCTCGACACCGTCGAGGAGTTTGTCGAAATCGTGAGGCGAACCTCGAAATCCGGCGGCAAGATTCTCGTGCCCACGTTCGCCGTGGGCAGGGCGCAACTTCTGACCAGTTTATTGGGATGGATGTTTCGCAAGAAAGGCGTCAAGCCCTTCCCGATTTTTCTCGACAGCCCGATGGCCATCGAAGCCTTGAAGATTTACACGAATCACCGTGAGTTGTTTCACGAGGCCATGACCAAGTTCATTCAGGAAAAGCCTCTGCGCGAAGACCTCCGCACGATGAAGCTGACGGCCGGCACCGATGAAAGCCGGGCCATCAACGACGCCAAAGGGCCGTGCCTCGTCATGGCCGGCGCGGGCATGTGCAACGGCGGCCGGATTCTGCACCACTTGAAGCAGAACCTTTGGAAACCCGAGACCCATGTATTGATTGTTGGGTATCAAGGGCACGGTTCGCTTGGTCGCCAGTTAGTCGATGGGGCGAAGGAAGTCCGCATCCATGGCGAGAAAATCGTAGTGCGTGCGAGGGTTCACTCCCTAAGCGGCTTCAGTGCTCATGCGGGTCAGACGGACCTCCTCAAGTGGTTCGCCGTCATTGCCCCGAGCAAGCCGCGAGTCGTCCTGACGCATGGGGAAAACGGTCCTCGCAGGGAGTTGGCCCGTCAAATTCAAAGTCGTTTCAAACTAAAATGCACTCTGCCTGATATGGGCGACGTGATTGAACTGTGA
- a CDS encoding Polyphosphate kinase 2 (PPK2) yields the protein MSDAIDAEEKLGRKDYERELKKLQVELCILQDWVREKGERIIVVFEGRDAAGKGGLIRRITERVSPRVFRVVALPAPSDREKSQLYIQRYIPHFPAAGEIVIFDRSWYNRAGVEHVMGFCSDEEHGRFLELCPFFERHIVDGGIRLVKYWLEVSNEEQKKRFEARIEDPLRQWKLSNMDLPSRERWYDYSRARDMMLDATDTAWAPWHVVTSDDKRRARLNCIAHLLSLIPYKPVKRKRIELPKRDKKNAYDDEATMASRRFIENRY from the coding sequence ATGAGTGACGCAATCGACGCTGAAGAGAAGCTCGGGCGCAAGGATTACGAGCGCGAGTTGAAGAAACTCCAGGTCGAGTTGTGCATTCTTCAGGACTGGGTCCGCGAGAAGGGTGAACGGATCATCGTGGTCTTTGAGGGCCGCGACGCAGCCGGCAAGGGCGGATTGATCCGCCGGATCACGGAGCGCGTCAGCCCGCGCGTGTTTCGGGTCGTGGCGCTGCCCGCGCCGAGCGACCGCGAAAAGAGTCAACTGTATATTCAGCGGTACATCCCGCACTTCCCCGCGGCCGGCGAGATCGTTATCTTCGATCGGAGCTGGTACAACCGCGCGGGCGTGGAACACGTCATGGGCTTCTGCTCCGACGAAGAACACGGGAGATTTCTCGAGTTGTGCCCGTTTTTCGAGCGGCACATCGTGGACGGCGGCATTCGACTGGTGAAGTACTGGCTCGAGGTGAGCAACGAGGAGCAGAAGAAGCGGTTTGAGGCGCGGATCGAAGACCCGCTTCGCCAATGGAAGCTAAGCAACATGGACCTGCCCTCGCGCGAGCGATGGTATGACTACTCGCGCGCGCGGGACATGATGCTCGACGCGACCGACACAGCGTGGGCGCCCTGGCACGTCGTGACGTCGGATGACAAGCGCCGGGCGAGACTGAACTGCATCGCTCACCTGCTAAGCCTGATCCCCTACAAGCCGGTCAAGCGAAAGCGCATCGAATTGCCCAAGCGCGACAAGAAAAACGCCTACGACGACGAGGCCACCATGGCCTCGCGTCGATTCATTGAGAATCGGTACTGA
- the fabH_2 gene encoding 3-oxoacyl-[acyl-carrier-protein] synthase 3: MSTQHSVRIIGTGSYLPGDPVTNDRIEAVLGRLDRAPTKVLGFVDSMGPRMLERSGIAARHFAIDPETGHLTHSFATLAEVAARNAIQMAGITPQEIDLLILSCPSYDQSTPPTSALLQERLGIAACAEMEIHSNCSGMGKGMQVALDSLRNGRYRTALICYSQLSSVYLRSCYFNQPKMDKVNAALRWILADGAGAVIMRADEAGQGNGERGVVIDTFVESVGGGRPLGMRAGGAAADLMNKTCQIPELYAEGKHHLWQDFNAVNDSAAPLLLEGLLRFTSKLGIPSGSVDHYVVSIPSLKLYEDHIPAFLDKLGITREQIQFRCGRIGYVGGAATLVHLDQMVRAGEIKPGQLVVVHAVESSKWMTAGFAMRW, from the coding sequence ATGTCAACGCAGCATTCCGTTCGCATCATCGGCACGGGCAGCTACCTGCCCGGCGACCCGGTCACAAACGATCGCATCGAAGCGGTGCTCGGGCGCCTGGATCGCGCGCCCACCAAGGTGCTCGGCTTCGTCGACAGCATGGGTCCGCGCATGCTGGAACGCAGCGGCATCGCCGCGCGGCACTTCGCCATTGACCCGGAGACGGGGCACTTGACGCATTCGTTCGCCACGCTGGCCGAAGTCGCGGCGCGCAACGCGATCCAGATGGCCGGCATCACACCGCAGGAGATCGACCTCCTCATCCTCTCCTGCCCCTCCTACGACCAGAGCACGCCGCCGACCAGCGCCCTGCTTCAGGAGCGACTGGGCATCGCCGCGTGCGCCGAGATGGAGATTCACTCCAACTGCTCGGGCATGGGCAAGGGCATGCAAGTCGCGCTCGATTCGCTGCGCAACGGCCGCTATCGAACGGCCCTGATCTGCTACAGCCAGTTGTCGTCGGTCTATCTGCGCAGCTGTTATTTCAACCAGCCGAAGATGGACAAGGTCAACGCGGCCCTTCGATGGATTCTCGCCGACGGCGCCGGCGCGGTGATCATGCGGGCCGACGAAGCCGGGCAGGGCAACGGCGAGCGGGGCGTCGTCATCGACACATTTGTCGAATCCGTCGGCGGCGGGCGGCCCCTGGGCATGCGAGCCGGCGGCGCCGCGGCCGACCTGATGAACAAGACCTGCCAGATTCCCGAGCTGTACGCCGAGGGCAAGCATCATCTCTGGCAGGACTTTAACGCCGTGAATGACTCGGCCGCGCCGCTGCTGCTGGAGGGCCTGCTTCGCTTCACGTCGAAGCTGGGGATCCCCTCCGGCTCCGTCGATCATTACGTCGTGTCAATCCCGTCGCTGAAGTTGTACGAGGATCACATCCCCGCGTTTCTCGACAAACTTGGAATTACCCGGGAGCAGATCCAGTTTCGCTGCGGGCGAATCGGCTACGTCGGTGGCGCCGCCACGCTCGTCCACCTCGACCAGATGGTGCGCGCCGGCGAGATCAAGCCGGGGCAACTCGTCGTCGTCCATGCGGTCGAGTCCAGCAAGTGGATGACCGCCGGCTTCGCCATGCGATGGTAA
- the pknB_1 gene encoding Serine/threonine-protein kinase PknB — MTPEQHAKIKAIFIEACGLPPDQQAAFVNSACGDDAALRRHVERLLSNHLPNRASNASTVDLAAARREEDLQFITELPDFSTGDVVAERYRIVSRLGEGGMGRVYRAEDMRLHQTVALKFLPRLHMLDPSWRGRVEREVKLAREVAHPHVCRLYDLGEIDGLPCISMEYVDGEDLGSLLRRVGRVTGQRAIDLARQICAGLAAAHVHGVLHRDLKPANVMIDGKGLARLTDFGLAVQIGHVDRAEIRAGTPRYMAPEQLAGIEVSERSDLYSLGLVLYELFTGQPAFTADNPAQYLKLHRTEDPPEPSKIVSTIDPQVEAVILACMAKDPAKRPPSALHVAAALPGGDLLASAIDAGQIPTREMLAAAAAVGSIRPRAVPWLAAGAVVLFVLAVLIGRGSHPIAQHGGALAPDILRERAREVIRGAGYPLIQTECEGRFVFAGDLDAPQGEPVRNGWIHALPHYSVTSLLYVYREWKPTGTTNVSVRFPFVSSSRSIIACEAPAGGTIVVLDGRGRLLHFESRRAASPENSASESSVDWAAIAKLSTLPSAAFVKHAADAGTAGMTAGSRDWVQVQGTDAADELLVQLKSSAGQLRYFTLCPANASGVGDATSSDSRRRLASLGRNGVFLLLLFAALPAAWRNLKRRGDVGGAVRLGATVVLLRLTGQLLSIQSVADGPASAEKITTAVASSLCEGAILAIFYLALESAARRYWPRVLGSWSRLLAGHVRDPIVGRDVLIGCVVGAFWGLLVMVDRQLPIWLGWSAREQARLARGLDSLLGARFALDGALDSVISGLYQGLTALMLLVVFKWLVGRKTWLIMGLTWCLATVMYAPNATHPFTAWTLMAIGGVGVAVVVLMRFGLVTLLTGLLLVGMIGTFPILLDAGSWYAGYGLFSATITLGLIAWSAYESLRSPTFIGQNSPPA, encoded by the coding sequence GTGACGCCGGAACAGCACGCGAAAATCAAGGCGATCTTCATTGAAGCCTGTGGGCTTCCTCCTGATCAACAGGCCGCGTTCGTCAACAGTGCCTGCGGCGACGACGCAGCCCTGCGCCGCCACGTCGAGCGGCTCCTCTCCAACCATCTTCCCAATCGCGCGTCGAACGCCTCGACGGTTGACCTGGCCGCTGCTCGGCGCGAGGAGGATCTGCAATTCATCACCGAGCTGCCCGATTTCTCCACCGGCGACGTCGTCGCGGAGCGCTATCGAATCGTGTCGCGACTGGGCGAGGGCGGCATGGGCCGCGTCTACCGCGCTGAAGACATGCGTCTTCACCAAACCGTTGCCCTCAAGTTTCTTCCGCGTCTGCACATGCTCGACCCCTCCTGGCGCGGGCGCGTCGAACGCGAGGTAAAGCTCGCCCGCGAAGTCGCTCATCCCCACGTTTGCCGGCTCTACGACCTCGGAGAGATCGACGGTCTGCCCTGCATCTCGATGGAATACGTCGACGGCGAGGACCTCGGCTCCCTGCTGCGACGAGTCGGACGCGTGACCGGGCAGCGCGCGATTGACCTCGCGCGGCAGATTTGCGCCGGGCTGGCCGCCGCGCACGTTCACGGCGTGCTGCACCGCGACCTGAAACCCGCAAACGTCATGATCGACGGCAAAGGCCTCGCGCGCCTCACCGACTTCGGCCTCGCCGTACAGATCGGCCATGTCGATCGCGCGGAGATTCGCGCGGGCACGCCGCGCTACATGGCGCCGGAGCAACTCGCGGGCATCGAAGTGAGCGAGCGAAGCGACCTGTATTCGCTGGGTCTCGTGCTATATGAACTGTTCACTGGGCAGCCGGCCTTCACTGCGGACAATCCCGCCCAATACCTGAAACTGCATCGCACGGAAGATCCGCCCGAGCCATCCAAAATCGTGTCAACGATCGACCCGCAGGTGGAGGCCGTCATCCTCGCGTGCATGGCCAAAGACCCCGCCAAGCGTCCGCCGTCCGCGTTGCACGTGGCCGCTGCATTGCCGGGAGGCGACTTGCTGGCGTCGGCCATCGATGCGGGACAAATTCCCACGCGCGAGATGCTGGCGGCGGCAGCAGCCGTCGGGTCTATTCGCCCGCGCGCGGTGCCGTGGCTGGCGGCGGGCGCGGTGGTGCTTTTCGTCCTTGCGGTGTTAATCGGACGAGGCTCGCACCCCATTGCACAACACGGCGGCGCGCTCGCACCGGACATCCTGCGCGAACGCGCCAGAGAAGTCATCCGTGGCGCGGGGTACCCGTTGATTCAAACCGAGTGCGAGGGCCGATTCGTCTTCGCCGGCGATCTGGACGCGCCACAAGGTGAACCGGTTCGCAACGGCTGGATTCACGCCCTGCCGCATTACTCCGTCACGTCGCTCTTGTATGTGTACCGTGAATGGAAGCCGACGGGGACGACGAACGTGTCGGTTCGATTCCCGTTTGTTTCATCGTCCAGGTCGATCATCGCATGCGAAGCGCCGGCCGGCGGGACGATTGTCGTGCTCGATGGCCGCGGTCGGCTTCTGCATTTTGAGTCGCGCCGCGCTGCATCGCCGGAGAACTCGGCGAGCGAATCCTCCGTGGACTGGGCGGCAATTGCAAAGCTCTCAACGCTGCCATCGGCCGCGTTCGTGAAACACGCCGCGGATGCAGGCACGGCGGGCATGACAGCAGGATCACGCGATTGGGTTCAAGTGCAGGGAACGGATGCTGCGGACGAATTGCTTGTTCAACTCAAGTCGAGCGCCGGACAACTTCGATACTTTACTCTATGCCCGGCGAATGCGAGCGGCGTCGGCGATGCGACTTCGAGCGACTCTCGCCGCAGACTGGCGAGCCTAGGTCGCAACGGCGTGTTTCTCCTTCTCCTCTTTGCCGCACTGCCCGCGGCCTGGCGTAATCTGAAGCGGCGCGGCGACGTCGGCGGCGCGGTCCGGCTCGGCGCGACCGTCGTCTTGCTGCGTCTGACGGGCCAGCTCCTCTCCATCCAATCTGTCGCGGATGGGCCGGCGTCCGCGGAAAAAATCACCACGGCCGTCGCATCGTCGCTTTGCGAAGGAGCGATTCTCGCGATCTTCTACCTGGCGCTCGAGTCCGCCGCGCGACGATACTGGCCGCGCGTGCTCGGCTCGTGGAGCCGGTTGCTCGCCGGACATGTACGTGATCCGATCGTCGGGCGGGATGTTCTCATCGGCTGCGTTGTCGGCGCGTTCTGGGGGCTGCTTGTAATGGTGGATCGCCAGTTGCCGATTTGGCTGGGCTGGAGTGCGCGCGAGCAGGCACGGCTTGCTCGTGGGCTGGATAGTCTGCTCGGCGCACGTTTCGCGCTGGACGGCGCGCTCGATTCCGTCATCAGCGGGCTTTACCAGGGTCTGACGGCGCTCATGCTGCTCGTTGTCTTCAAGTGGCTTGTGGGGCGCAAGACCTGGCTGATCATGGGGCTGACGTGGTGCCTCGCAACAGTGATGTATGCACCGAACGCAACGCACCCCTTCACCGCGTGGACGTTGATGGCGATCGGAGGCGTCGGAGTCGCCGTCGTTGTTTTGATGCGATTCGGCCTCGTCACGCTCCTGACCGGTTTGCTGCTGGTCGGCATGATCGGGACATTTCCGATCTTGCTCGATGCCGGCTCGTGGTACGCCGGCTACGGACTTTTTTCGGCGACGATCACGTTGGGACTGATTGCCTGGTCCGCATACGAATCGCTGCGATCGCCGACGTTCATCGGGCAAAACTCCCCGCCGGCCTGA